One Leptolyngbya sp. SIO1E4 genomic window, AATTTAGTGCAGCCATGAGTGAAGCAAACGTGCCGCCCCGTCCCCCTTCTTCGAATGAGCTGGATGCTCTGGCACGTACTGGCCAGGTGCCCGCTGAGCAGCCCTCACCTGCTGCATTAAATAATCGTGATTGGGAGACCGTTCCACTCCCTGGGATGCTACCGGTAGACTCAATCCCCGCTCCTTCACCAGGGAACCCCTCTTCGGAGGGCGCTACCAGCCCCCGGCACTCCGATTTGTTAGTGCTGATCAAAGATCTCAATCGCTGCAATGAGGTTTTGCTATCACGGGTGAATCAGCTGGAGGAAGCCTTAGAAACCTCACAGCGAGCCTTGCAGCAAGAGGTAGAGCGCTCTCAACAGCTGACAGAAGAAGATAAGGTGGCGGTGGCTCAACAACAGTCGGTGGCGCAGTTGCTCAGCGAGTTAGAACAGGCAAATGCTGAGTTGAAGCGCCAGACCATCTTGTCTGAAACGCTGCAGGTGCAGCTCACCACCTTTCAAGAGCGTAGCCAGCGCCTCGAACATGAATGCGCCCTATTGCAAAAGCGTCATGCCGAAAAAACGCAGAAATTGCAAGCGGCAGAGGAAACCTGCCGAGACTTTAAGTCACGTCTACAGCGTCAGCAGCATTACACCCTACAGTTTAAGGCGGCCCTAGAAAAGTGTTTGGGAACCTCCGCTTGCCACCAAACCACTGCCGGATCGCATCCTGAGTCTGAGTCTGAGTCGCCCCCCACCTTTGACGTAGCCGCTGCTCTGAACCCGTTGGCAATGCCTCGCTCCGAGCGCATTCAACCCTGGTCTGCCACAGAAACCGCCGCCCAGGCAGATCCGCAGCTGCTGTCGCTGGTGCGATCGCTCAACGAACCAGAGCAGCCTGCTCCGACCTCTCCGCCTGCACCGCCGATGTCAGCTGAGCCCCCCTTGGTCACCCCTGAACCCAAAATAGAGGGAGAAGCTGAAAAGCAACTCTGGCAAGATGTCGAGCGAGTGATTGAGAGTTCAACTGACTTGGCTAGCCCAGGGGCTCAAGAAACGGTAGCAACGCCACCAGAGAACACGGCTACTGATGAAGTGCAGTTTACAGAGCCCATGCCTTGGGGAGCCCCGATTCAAAAGGTTCATGAGGTAGCTGCCAATACTCAAGCCAACGATTTACCGACACCACCTTTGTCTGGGGAAGCTACTCCCCCAGCTGGCGCATCTGAACCGGCTACCGAGTCGCCAACAGCAGCGAAAAGCCTGATTGATATGCCGCCAGGACGTAACCGGTCTTCGTTGACGACTGAAATTCCGGCGTTGGATGCGGCCCAGGCAGCCCAGGCGTCTCCATCACCGATTGTGCACCCGTTGCGCCCAACTCAGCGGAAACGCAAATCCCTATCGGCGGTAGAGCTACCGAGTTTTCCTCCCCTCCCTAAACAGCCCGATCAGGCACAGTGAGTGGCTTGCTGCAGCGATTTCTCTGATTGCAACTCTGGGCCTTAGGGGTCTTATCTAGCTGCCTGGAATAAAGGCGCTGATCAGGACAGTCAGATTTCTATTTGCTGGGTGAAGACCTAGATGTTTCGAGTTGACTGGGCAGAAACGGGTGATCTGGGCGCAGGTTGCAGCATTCGAAATATCTTGGCAGTCCCCAGAATTTGTGAAGTTTTCAGGGTAGTTTCTTTACAGGGTGATTTGCGTTGGAATAAAGCACACCCTAACCCCCAAACCCCAGCCCCTGGCGTGACCGAGATGTCTTGGACCCTGTTGAAAAAGGCCATAGACCTAGGCTCTCGTCCGATAAGAAAATCTAAATTCATGAAGCTTTGAAAAGATGGTGACAACAGCAGAGCTTTCGGTTATAGTTCTAATTGTGTGAGGAGCGAACCAGTGAGAGTGCCGAGACGAAACACGGCCAGTCGTCGGCACTCTTTCTGTATTTAAAAGTTTTTGATAATAGCTGGCTTGAGCTACGGGCGATCGCAACAGCCCCTCCCTTAAGAGTTCACCCAAGCCTTGACGGAACTTTCCCTCGTAGGCGACGCAGAAGCGAGCAGCCTCCATGCCTGGCAACTCCTCGCCTCTGGGAAGTGTTGAGTGCTTCTACAACTGCCGATGATTCCTTCAAATCAGGACAATACAAAGCGATCGATGGCTGCAACCACGCCATCATCCTCAACGCTAGGAGCAACCCAATCCGCGATCGCCTTCACCCCTGAGGGGGCATCTCCCATCGCCACTCCGATTTGGGCATAGCGCAGCATTTCCAGATCGTTGAAGTTATCACCAATGGTCATCACCTGAGTTGACGCCAGCCCTAACAGCTCTTCGGCCAAAAATTTCACCGCAGCCCCCTTATTCGATAAGGGATGGGTTGCCTCAAAAAAGGTGTCAACAGACTGGGTGAGATATAGCTCTTGAGGAGAGTAGGCCTGCTGGAGGCGCATGAGAATATCGGTCACGATGGCGGGGTCTGGGCTGAGAGCCAACAGTTTGGTCGTTTCTATCGTTAATTGGCGGTGTAAAAACGAGGTCAGATCGCCCACGGCAATCGGGTCAACCCCTGATCTTTCTGCATAATCCTGAGTTTCTGCCAGAATTGACCGCACATGAAGCTGGTCGTCAATGTAGAGATGGATAGATAGTTTTTGCTGGGCTTCTAAGGCTGCCAGGGTTTTGAGTAAGGCTAAGGTATGGTTCCGAGATAATGGAGTGTGGCGATAGACCTTACCAGACGCTGGGTCTTTAATTAAAGCCCCCTGATAAGACAGCAGCGGCAGACTTGAGCCGACTGCCGTGTGAAAGCGTACTGCTGCTCGATACATGCGCCCGGTGGCGATCGCCACTTGAATGCCCTTTGCCTGTGCAGCTGCGACCGCCTGCTTAACCCCTGCCGTCACCTGATTAGAGCGCCCCGCGATCGTGCCGTCGATATCTAGCACGAGTAAACGTATGTCGGTCATCTTTGCTCCCTATTCTCTCCTCAAGATAAAGGCTGTCAGTACTCTAAACCTTGCGTTGGGACCTTGCGTTGGGTAGAGCAGGTTAAGCCGGGGCTAATCGCAATTCTGATAGCGTAATGCCTGATTCCCAAACCCATTAAGCAACTGTCGGTTGGGGCAACCCTTAGACTTCTTGCACGAATAAAATAAGCCCCCTCCTATCCCCTAAGTCTGGGGAAGGTCGTGCTTCAACGGTCGAAAAATATAGCGGTATGCAGACTAATCAAGTACACCCTAGACCCCAAACCCTAGACCCGGTCTTGGCCAAGATGTACTGGACTCAACTGAACAAAGCCATATGAGGAAAGTGTCTAGAAGTTCCCCAATTTTGAGGGATTAGGGGCCATTCAGAATTGAGGCAAGCGGTCTGCTGAGCCGTCCCGACAGAAAGGGAGCATCTGCCTGATAAAGCAGGCTACACCTGGGCGAGATGGCGGTGGACAAACTGTACGCAAATAGAGCCTTCACCCACGCCGGAGGCAACTCGCTTCACTGACCCATGGCGCACGTCGCCCACTGCAAAAATGCCCGGCACCGTGGTTTCTAACAAAAAGCGATCGCGCTCCAGGGGCCAAGCCGTTTTCAGGGGAATATCCGGACCGGTGTAAATAAAGCCCCGCTCATCCCGCTGCACCACCTCATCGAGCCAACGAGTGCTCGGGGTAGCCCCAATAAAAATAAACAAAGAGTTCGTTTCAAAGTGTTTGGTTTCCCCAGTTTGACTGTCTTTAACCAGAATCTTCTCGAGGCGGTCACCCCCTTTGGCTTCTACCACGCTGTGGAAGGGCAACACTTCGATATTGTCCGTGCTCTCAATTTGGTCAATCAAATACTGGGACATGCTCTTGGTGAGCGACTCACCCCGCACTAGAATGCGTACCCTACGGGCGTATTTGGAAAAATACATGGCTGCCTGACCGGCTGAGTTGGCCCCGCCCACCACATAAACATCCTCATCCTGACAGGCCGCGGCTTCAGTTTGGGCCGCCCCGTAGTACACGCCAGCTCCGGTAAACTGCTCAATGCCAGGCACCGTGAGCCTGCGCCACGCGACCCCCATCGCCAAAATCACAGCGTGACAACTGATTTCGCTGCCGTCTGACAGGGTGATTGTGTGGTAAGTATCTTCGGTTCGAATTGCTGTGGCCTCTTGAGGGGTAAGAATCTCCACCCCAAAGCGCTTGGCTTGGGTGACTGCGCGGCGGGCCAGGTCGCTGCCGCTAAGCCCCACTGGGAACCCTAAGTAGTTTTCAATCCGAGAGCTGGTGCCAGCCTGCCCCCCCGGTGCTTCCCGTTCAATCATTACTGTGTGCAAGCCTTCTGATGCGCCATATACGGCTGCGGCTAACCCTGCTGGCCCCCCACCAATAATGACCAAATCGTAAAAGGGGTTAGCCGCCTCGGTTTGCATGCCCACTTGCTGAGCTAAGGTCGCAGTGTTGGGCTTTACCAGTTTCTCGCCGTTGGGCAGCAGTACGAGGGGTAAACAAGGATTGTCCTTTTCTCCGGCATAGGTAACTAGTTGCTGAGCCTCAGCGTTACGCTCAATATCGAGCCAGCGGTAGGGCACCTGATTGCGCGCCAAGAAATCCCGCAGGGCATGGGAGTCGGGGGACCAGCGATCGCTAATCACCTTGACCCCTTGAAATTCAGGTTTGAAGGTGGCTTGCCAGTCATGGATCAAATCATCCAGTACTGGATAAAGCTTTTCTTCAGGGGGATCCCAGGGCTTCAGCAGGTAGTAGTCTAGCTGGGCCTTATTGATAGAATCAATGGCTGCATTGGTGTCAGCATAGGCCGTCAACAGCGCCCGCTTCGCCGCTGGAAACAGTTCGCTGGCCTGCTCCAAAAACTCTACCCCGCTCATTTCGGGCATGCGCTGGTCGGCTAAAAACAATGCCACCGTATTGCCCCGTAGCTTGAGTTGCTGTAAAGCCTCTAAGGCCGTGGCCCCAGAATCAGCGCGGACAATGCGGAAGCGATCGCCATACTGTTTGCGAAGATCTCGGGCAATGGCCTGAAGCACAGCTGGATCGTCATCAATCGTCAGAATGACCGGTTTATCCATGGGGGTTCTCTAGCGGCAAACACTAAAATTAATTTTGCCATCTTCTCAAGTGCCTGAGCGCATCACCGTATTCGAGTGAACCACCTCGAGAGGCTTTTTCTTGCGGGAGGCGTTTACGACTTGGATAAGTGCCCGCAAGATTACGAAATGGGCAGATCATTTACGGATTAAGGGTTCTCTGGGCTGCCATTTACACTTGAAGTACAAGCTACGCAATTGAGGGTATGCGTAAGCTCTAAGCGCTGAGGTATTTGTTTCTACTTAAGGATGTGCGATGCCTATTCTTTCCCTTAAATTGTATCCAACATGATCAGGAAGCAGAGCAAATATCCATGCATCAATCCTTGACAATTGACTTTACTCGGGAAGATGAAGTGGAGAAACTTTTTCCTAGTAAACCTTTATTATCTAGCCGTGATGCTAGCTTGAACGGGATTCATCTTGAATATTATCAACATACTGCTAATGAAGTTCCTGAGCATGCTCCCAAACAGCATCTTATTCTTATTAATACCCAGGTTTCAGACTTAGCCCAATATGAACAAACTTTAGACGATCGCTGGCAGTGGGATCCTCTCAGAGAAGGTCATGTTGTTGTTGTCCCGGCAGAGGTTCGGAATCGAGCCTGCTGGCATACTGAGCATGGCTATATTCTCCTCAGTCTTGATCCAACGATATTTATGCTTCGTGCCGTTGAATGGATAAATTCCGATAAATTTGATCTTATTCCTCACTTTGCCAGCCCCGATCCGCTCCTGCACGAGCTTGGGCTGGCCCTTAAAAAAGAAACCGAATCAGGAAACCTAAACGGACAATTTTACTTTGACTCACTCACAGCAGCATTGATGGCACATCTTCTTAGTCACTACACGGCCCAAAAGGGTCAGCTTTATCAGAATGCTGGCAGTTTATCAAGACAGAAAATCCGACAGGTGATTGACTATATTCATGACCACCTGAGTCAAGATCTCTCACTGGCTGAACTGGCTAAAATTGTACATGTCAGCCCCAACTATTTCGCTACCTTGTTTAAGGAGACAACTGGAGTTCCACCCCATCGATATATTATTCAATGCAAAATTGATCGAGCTAAGAAACTGCTACGAGATCGTGAAAAGTCTCTTTCAGAGATTGCCCATGATCTTGGATTTTCCCATCAAAGCCATTTGACCTATCACTTCAAACGATTGGTCGGGGTGACTCCTAAAACTTTTCAAAGAAAACAGTAAGAATCTGCTAAAACTTTGTAAGAACTTGCAAGCGTTCCATCAAAAATTTCTCGATACTGAAAGACGTCAGGATGTCAGGGGCAAGTTTATTGCCATGCTTAAAATGGGCGTGCCTGATGACAGTATTGAGCTGAGTTAGCTGTTATTAAAATGGCATACGATGGAGAACGAAGATTTCTATCTCAATTGAGTCGTCGCTGGCTTTTGCATAGTCTTGCTATGGTTGGGGGTATGGCTTTATCATCGCGTTTTCCTCATTTTGGTAGGAAAATTCGTGTAAATGCCTCTGAAGCAGTTATTCAATCTATCCATCTACTGAATCAATTAGAGGCGATTTCTAATCCGAATCAGCCTTTGAAAGTGGTTATTTTGGGAGCAGGGATGGCAGGGCTTTGCGCCGCTTACGAACTGGAAAAGCGGGGGCATACTTGCGTGATTTTAGAGGCAGAACGCAGTCATGTAGGCGGTCGGGTTCGTACGCTGCGCTTTGAAGAGGGCTTGTATGGTGAAGTTGGGGCCTCTCGAATTTCTAAAGTTCACGCGCTTACCCGCCACTATGTTCAAGCCTGTGGTCTGCAACTCCGTCCGGCTGTGATGGCAAACCCAGACAGCTACTATTACGTGCGCGGTCAGCGCATACGAGTCACAGATTCGGTGAGTCTGAATCGTCTTTATAATCTCAGAGGTTCGGAGCGTCAGTTAACCCCCCATGAGGTCTTAACCACTGTCGTTGGCAGCCATTGGGCGACCTTAACGGAGCAGGAGAAAGTCGAAATCTTTGCTCATCGTATACAGAGTGCAGCCGTCCGTGAGATGGATGAACAGTCTATGCTCCAGTGGTGCAAGGCTGCTGGATTCTCTGATGATGCGATTGAAATGATGTCAGCAACCCATGGTTTCTTGGGTGATGTCATTTACTTCTCAGCCCTGAGCTTTGTCCGAGTTGCCGAGAATTATGCTGAGATGGACGAGATTGTTGGGGGAACCGATCGCTTACCTGCGGCCCTGACAGATAAACTCAACGCTAAGCCCAGAATGGGCTGCGAAGTGATTCAGCTAGAGCGAGATGACGCGGCCCAGAGAGCAGCTGCAGTCTACGTAGAAGGGGATACGATCAAGAGAGAAGACGGGGACTTTGTGTTGTGTACACTCCCTTTTTCAATCCTGTCGCGGCTGGAAACGCCCTTTTCTGCGGCTAAGCAGCGAGCCATTCGCGAACTGTCCTATGATTCTGCCACCAAAGTCTTAGCCGTTACCCACAACCGCTTTTGGGAAGCTGACGAGGGTATTTACGGGGGCAGTACCGCAACTGATTTACCCATTTCTACAATCCACTATCCCTCAGATAATGCTCAAGCTAAAGACCCTGTCGTTTCTGCAGATCCAGCTGTGATGCTGGCTTCCTACACAATGGGCA contains:
- a CDS encoding Cof-type HAD-IIB family hydrolase codes for the protein MTDIRLLVLDIDGTIAGRSNQVTAGVKQAVAAAQAKGIQVAIATGRMYRAAVRFHTAVGSSLPLLSYQGALIKDPASGKVYRHTPLSRNHTLALLKTLAALEAQQKLSIHLYIDDQLHVRSILAETQDYAERSGVDPIAVGDLTSFLHRQLTIETTKLLALSPDPAIVTDILMRLQQAYSPQELYLTQSVDTFFEATHPLSNKGAAVKFLAEELLGLASTQVMTIGDNFNDLEMLRYAQIGVAMGDAPSGVKAIADWVAPSVEDDGVVAAIDRFVLS
- a CDS encoding FAD-dependent oxidoreductase, translated to MDKPVILTIDDDPAVLQAIARDLRKQYGDRFRIVRADSGATALEALQQLKLRGNTVALFLADQRMPEMSGVEFLEQASELFPAAKRALLTAYADTNAAIDSINKAQLDYYLLKPWDPPEEKLYPVLDDLIHDWQATFKPEFQGVKVISDRWSPDSHALRDFLARNQVPYRWLDIERNAEAQQLVTYAGEKDNPCLPLVLLPNGEKLVKPNTATLAQQVGMQTEAANPFYDLVIIGGGPAGLAAAVYGASEGLHTVMIEREAPGGQAGTSSRIENYLGFPVGLSGSDLARRAVTQAKRFGVEILTPQEATAIRTEDTYHTITLSDGSEISCHAVILAMGVAWRRLTVPGIEQFTGAGVYYGAAQTEAAACQDEDVYVVGGANSAGQAAMYFSKYARRVRILVRGESLTKSMSQYLIDQIESTDNIEVLPFHSVVEAKGGDRLEKILVKDSQTGETKHFETNSLFIFIGATPSTRWLDEVVQRDERGFIYTGPDIPLKTAWPLERDRFLLETTVPGIFAVGDVRHGSVKRVASGVGEGSICVQFVHRHLAQV
- a CDS encoding FAD-dependent oxidoreductase, whose amino-acid sequence is MALSSRFPHFGRKIRVNASEAVIQSIHLLNQLEAISNPNQPLKVVILGAGMAGLCAAYELEKRGHTCVILEAERSHVGGRVRTLRFEEGLYGEVGASRISKVHALTRHYVQACGLQLRPAVMANPDSYYYVRGQRIRVTDSVSLNRLYNLRGSERQLTPHEVLTTVVGSHWATLTEQEKVEIFAHRIQSAAVREMDEQSMLQWCKAAGFSDDAIEMMSATHGFLGDVIYFSALSFVRVAENYAEMDEIVGGTDRLPAALTDKLNAKPRMGCEVIQLERDDAAQRAAAVYVEGDTIKREDGDFVLCTLPFSILSRLETPFSAAKQRAIRELSYDSATKVLAVTHNRFWEADEGIYGGSTATDLPISTIHYPSDNAQAKDPVVSADPAVMLASYTMGSQARRMAHLSPEKRNQLVQHNLSKIHPQVSQNGAIRHMESWSWDNHPWSLGAWSFMKPYQQMSLYEHVIAPEGRIYFAGEHTSTNPAWMQSALESSLRAVKAILTQAYR
- a CDS encoding helix-turn-helix transcriptional regulator, which produces MHQSLTIDFTREDEVEKLFPSKPLLSSRDASLNGIHLEYYQHTANEVPEHAPKQHLILINTQVSDLAQYEQTLDDRWQWDPLREGHVVVVPAEVRNRACWHTEHGYILLSLDPTIFMLRAVEWINSDKFDLIPHFASPDPLLHELGLALKKETESGNLNGQFYFDSLTAALMAHLLSHYTAQKGQLYQNAGSLSRQKIRQVIDYIHDHLSQDLSLAELAKIVHVSPNYFATLFKETTGVPPHRYIIQCKIDRAKKLLRDREKSLSEIAHDLGFSHQSHLTYHFKRLVGVTPKTFQRKQ